AAGGGGCACCGCTCCCTCACCCTGGTCACCGAGCATCGCAGCGGCAAGGTGGTATGGGGCGCCGAAGGCAAGGACACCGCCACCTGCGACCAGTTCCTCGCCGAGCTGGGCGAGCACCGCGCAGCCAAGCTTGCCGCCGTCTCCACCGACATGGGCGCGGCCGACCTGAAGTCGGTGGCCAAGCCGGGCCACGCCCCCAACGCGACGGTGTGCATCGACCCGTTCCACGTCGTTGCCCTCGCCAGCGGCGCGCTCGACCAGGTCCGCCGGCAGGTCTGGAACCAACTGCGCGCCGTGGACCCCGACAAGGCCAAGAAGTTCAAAGGCGCCCGGTGGGTGCTGCCCCGAGCGCCCCGAGCGTCTGACCGACACCCAGGCCGCCACCCTGCGCACGCTGCGCCGCCACGGCGGCGCGGCCTGGCGCGCCCACGGGCTCAAGGAGGCCCTGCGGGCGGTCTTCGCCGGCGACCCCACCCCGAGCGAGACGACCGAGCTGCTGGACCGCTGGTGCGTCAAGGCCGCCCGCAGCCGCCTGGACCCGTTCGTCAAGCTCGCCGGCACCGTCCGCACCCACCGTGAGGGCATCCTCGCCGCGATCCGCCTTGGCATCAACAACGCTCGGGTTGAGGCGCTCAACCACAAGGTGCGGCTCATCACCCGCCGCGCCTACCGGTTCCACTCCGCCCAGGCCGCGCTCGCGCTGGTGCTGCTC
This genomic window from Actinomycetes bacterium contains:
- a CDS encoding transposase, which translates into the protein KGHRSLTLVTEHRSGKVVWGAEGKDTATCDQFLAELGEHRAAKLAAVSTDMGAADLKSVAKPGHAPNATVCIDPFHVVALASGALDQVRRQVWNQLRAVDPDKAKKFKGARWVLPRAPRASDRHPGRHPAHAAPPRRRGLARPRAQGGPAGGLRRRPHPERDDRAAGPLVRQGRPQPPGPVRQARRHRPHPP